The Prosthecobacter sp. SYSU 5D2 genome contains a region encoding:
- a CDS encoding SAM-dependent methyltransferase: MTTLTSILHDKISASFSSRLTFAEVMDQALYHPEYGYYGPGPRRIGRSGDFYTAVSVGPLYGRLLGKLALELKAEMGSPADFVIIEQAAHDGQLAEDILAAVDVPYFIVEPNPRYEDAQRQRLAHFEERVRWVASLADLPAVPAFYVCNELPDAMPVHLVRWDGAAWQELYVQREGDGLGFIPGPPSSEKLAAELKRLPVDLGEGYTTEVNLAALDWMAELAAAPFCGAVYVADYGFDEAELYSPERKTGTLRRYKGHQTDDRVLEDLGECDLTTHVNFTRLIEVAESAGMKLRTYELQGRFLGKLGLSVLAGLEGKTDTNTQALLRQYHSLTHPAFMGRLFRVLMLYKR; the protein is encoded by the coding sequence ATGACCACCTTGACAAGCATTTTGCACGACAAGATTTCCGCTTCATTTTCCAGCAGGCTGACGTTTGCCGAGGTGATGGACCAGGCTCTGTACCACCCCGAATATGGATATTATGGTCCGGGGCCGCGCCGGATCGGGCGTAGCGGGGATTTTTATACCGCCGTTTCGGTGGGACCGCTGTATGGCAGATTGCTGGGAAAACTGGCCCTGGAACTCAAGGCGGAGATGGGCAGTCCGGCGGATTTTGTCATCATCGAGCAGGCGGCGCATGACGGCCAGCTGGCAGAGGACATCCTCGCTGCGGTGGATGTACCTTATTTCATCGTGGAACCGAATCCTCGATACGAAGATGCTCAGCGTCAACGGCTTGCGCATTTTGAAGAACGTGTGCGCTGGGTCGCCTCGCTGGCGGATTTGCCTGCCGTTCCTGCGTTTTATGTTTGTAATGAGCTGCCAGATGCCATGCCGGTACACCTGGTGCGCTGGGATGGTGCCGCATGGCAGGAGCTCTACGTTCAGAGGGAGGGCGATGGCCTGGGGTTTATACCCGGCCCGCCGTCCTCTGAAAAACTGGCTGCCGAGCTTAAACGGCTGCCCGTGGATCTGGGGGAAGGATACACCACCGAGGTCAATCTGGCAGCGCTGGACTGGATGGCCGAACTGGCCGCCGCGCCTTTTTGCGGGGCGGTTTACGTCGCCGATTACGGCTTTGATGAGGCGGAATTGTATTCGCCGGAACGCAAGACCGGCACCCTGCGCCGGTATAAGGGCCATCAGACGGATGACCGCGTGCTGGAGGACCTGGGCGAATGCGACCTGACTACGCATGTGAACTTTACGCGGCTGATCGAGGTGGCGGAATCCGCAGGCATGAAACTGCGGACGTATGAGCTGCAGGGCCGGTTCCTGGGCAAACTTGGTTTATCCGTGCTGGCCGGTCTGGAGGGAAAAACGGATACGAATACCCAGGCGCTGCTGCGGCAGTATCATTCCCTGACGCATCCGGCCTTCATGGGGCGGCTGTTCCGGGTGCTGATGCTGTACAAGCGATGA